From a region of the Armatimonas rosea genome:
- a CDS encoding prenyltransferase/squalene oxidase repeat-containing protein — translation MSAPTAQELLLAERNDTGHWIGCLSSSALSTATSSFTLALYLKHHPTLPSAEREKLAPLVDSGARWLTETQNPDGGWGDTTRSPSNISTTTLCWAALSFFQPEASPVITAAEAWLKNAAGALTPEHLAATIAARYGKDRTFSVPILTMCALAGRLGDGEAAWRVIPRLPFELAALPHTWFQWLQLPVVSYALPALIAIGQVGHHLHPTGNPILRALRERARPKTLALLQAIQPEGGGFLEAAPLTSFVTMSLIASGKRDSPVVAAGLDFLVRSARPDGSWPIDTNLATWVTTLAINALSASGPLPLTTDEKDTLRTWLLNQQYRVEHPYTHAAPGGWAWTDLPGGVPDADDTAGALIALHRLGPEAPGVAAAAQLGVTWLLELQNRDGGMPTFCRGWGALPFDRSGADLTAHALLAWSTWREQVPTPLPQRIDQATKKALVYLARQQRPDGSWVPLWFGNHAAPHDENPTYGTARVLLALYSLPESSTPAQGCRERGLTWLLKAQSPNGGWGGDQGVGPSLEETGLALQALAQARRATGESSALDTALAQGREWVRKHLQEGHHHTPAPIGFYFANLWYFERLYPLLFSAGATAGTEL, via the coding sequence ATGAGCGCGCCCACCGCTCAGGAGCTGCTCCTCGCGGAGCGCAACGACACCGGCCACTGGATAGGGTGCCTCTCCAGTAGCGCCCTCTCCACGGCAACATCGAGCTTCACGCTGGCGCTCTATCTCAAGCACCACCCCACGCTCCCGAGCGCAGAGCGGGAAAAGCTCGCGCCCTTGGTCGACAGCGGCGCGCGCTGGCTGACCGAGACACAAAACCCCGATGGCGGCTGGGGCGACACGACCCGCAGCCCCAGCAATATCAGCACGACCACCCTCTGCTGGGCCGCACTCTCGTTCTTCCAGCCCGAGGCAAGCCCCGTAATCACCGCCGCAGAAGCCTGGCTGAAAAACGCGGCGGGCGCCCTCACCCCCGAGCACCTCGCGGCCACGATTGCGGCGCGCTACGGCAAAGACCGGACGTTTTCGGTGCCGATCTTGACCATGTGCGCTCTGGCAGGCCGGCTTGGCGACGGCGAAGCGGCCTGGCGCGTGATCCCTCGCCTGCCCTTCGAGCTGGCCGCACTGCCACACACCTGGTTCCAGTGGCTCCAGCTCCCGGTTGTCAGCTACGCCCTCCCGGCGCTGATCGCAATCGGGCAGGTCGGCCACCACCTCCACCCGACTGGCAACCCCATCCTACGTGCCCTGCGCGAGCGGGCCCGCCCCAAGACCCTTGCCCTCCTGCAAGCCATCCAGCCCGAGGGCGGGGGTTTTCTCGAAGCGGCCCCCCTCACCAGCTTCGTGACGATGAGCCTCATTGCCTCGGGCAAGCGCGACTCCCCGGTGGTTGCCGCCGGGCTTGATTTCCTCGTGCGCTCCGCCCGCCCGGATGGGAGCTGGCCCATCGACACAAACCTTGCGACCTGGGTGACGACTCTGGCCATCAATGCGCTCTCGGCAAGCGGCCCCCTCCCCCTCACAACCGACGAGAAAGACACGCTCCGCACCTGGCTGCTCAACCAGCAGTACAGAGTGGAGCATCCCTACACCCACGCCGCGCCCGGTGGCTGGGCCTGGACCGACCTGCCCGGCGGGGTGCCCGATGCCGACGATACCGCGGGGGCGCTGATCGCCCTGCACCGGCTTGGCCCGGAGGCTCCTGGTGTGGCCGCTGCCGCGCAGCTCGGGGTCACGTGGCTTCTTGAGCTCCAGAACCGCGACGGCGGGATGCCGACCTTCTGCCGTGGCTGGGGCGCTCTGCCCTTTGACAGAAGCGGCGCCGATCTCACGGCCCACGCCCTCCTCGCCTGGAGCACCTGGCGAGAGCAGGTTCCGACGCCACTCCCGCAGCGTATCGACCAGGCCACCAAGAAGGCACTGGTCTATCTTGCCCGCCAGCAGCGCCCCGATGGCTCCTGGGTCCCGCTCTGGTTTGGCAACCACGCCGCCCCGCACGATGAGAACCCCACCTACGGCACCGCGCGGGTGCTCCTCGCCCTGTACTCCCTCCCGGAGAGCTCGACGCCCGCACAGGGCTGCAGAGAGAGAGGGCTCACCTGGCTCCTCAAGGCACAGAGCCCCAATGGAGGGTGGGGAGGCGACCAGGGAGTCGGACCCTCCCTCGAAGAAACGGGACTTGCCCTGCAAGCCCTCGCGCAAGCACGACGGGCCACGGGGGAATCGAGCGCGCTCGACACGGCACTTGCGCAAGGTCGGGAGTGGGTACGAAAGCACCTGCAGGAAGGCCACCACCACACTCCCGCTCCTATCGGGTTCTACTTTGCCAATCTCTGGTACTTTGAGAGGCTCTATCCCCTTCTCTTCAGCGCTGGAGCGACAGCGGGAACCGAGCTATAA
- a CDS encoding polyprenyl synthetase family protein — translation MAIPLTILPRPVPQRPERQPQANIPQTRPERELIRQQTIDYVERVAPTPPLSQAELRTHAETFADQYGWDRRYVDYIGVLINNETWRETLATIPFERRLLLLPKCLRVEDRCPAPFDEFGLLCKRCGLCSIEELQDEAERLGYAVLVAEGSAIVMAIIQTGKIDAIVGVSCLNVLERAFPYMEAAAVPGVAIPLLQDDCKDTTIDLEWVWEVIHHTSEDKTRRLNLDTLRQEVESWFTPESLEAILGPSEGATDDMARTWLAGAGKRWRPFLTACVYKALQSDSEAPLPDGLRKIAVAVECFHKASLIHDDIEDADAQRYGEKTLHEQFGVPIALNLGDLLLGEGYRLLAESDAAPAARARLLKIAAQGHRTLCLGQGAELAWMRNPETLTPLQVANIFRQKTSPAFEVALQLGAAYAEADDAIHEVLANYSLALGIAYQIQDDLHDLASESEPSDLSALRPSMPLAIARERAKAPEVKALLEAAWKRDSRLDTAALARQITELGADTRSRDLMESYKDEAIRSLVELENASLKGLLRRVIGKLFQVEVKGWCSEFEARNAPGGAPSAPPAG, via the coding sequence ATGGCAATACCCCTGACAATCCTCCCGCGTCCCGTGCCCCAGCGCCCCGAGCGCCAGCCACAGGCAAATATCCCCCAGACCCGCCCCGAGCGCGAGCTGATCCGCCAGCAGACCATCGACTATGTCGAGCGTGTCGCCCCCACCCCGCCCCTCTCCCAGGCGGAGCTACGCACCCACGCGGAGACCTTCGCCGACCAGTACGGCTGGGACCGGCGCTATGTGGACTATATCGGGGTGCTGATCAACAACGAGACCTGGCGCGAGACCCTCGCCACCATCCCCTTTGAGCGCCGCCTGCTGCTCTTGCCCAAGTGCCTCCGGGTCGAGGACCGCTGCCCCGCCCCATTTGACGAGTTCGGGCTACTCTGCAAGCGCTGTGGCCTCTGCTCGATCGAGGAGCTCCAGGACGAGGCCGAGCGCCTGGGCTACGCCGTGCTGGTCGCGGAGGGCTCCGCGATCGTGATGGCGATCATCCAGACCGGAAAGATCGATGCGATCGTGGGGGTGAGCTGCCTGAATGTGCTGGAGCGCGCCTTCCCCTACATGGAGGCCGCCGCGGTCCCCGGTGTGGCGATTCCACTGCTCCAAGACGACTGCAAGGACACGACAATCGACCTGGAGTGGGTCTGGGAGGTGATCCACCACACCAGCGAGGACAAGACCCGCCGCCTCAACCTGGATACCCTGCGCCAGGAGGTCGAGAGCTGGTTCACCCCCGAGTCGCTCGAAGCCATCCTAGGGCCATCAGAAGGTGCCACCGACGACATGGCACGCACCTGGCTGGCCGGAGCCGGCAAGCGCTGGCGCCCGTTCCTGACCGCCTGTGTCTACAAAGCCCTCCAGTCCGACTCCGAAGCCCCCCTCCCCGATGGCCTGCGCAAGATCGCGGTCGCGGTGGAGTGCTTCCACAAGGCATCGCTCATTCACGACGATATCGAGGACGCCGATGCGCAGCGCTACGGGGAGAAGACCCTCCACGAGCAGTTTGGCGTGCCGATCGCGCTGAACCTGGGGGACCTTCTGCTGGGTGAGGGCTACCGCCTGCTCGCCGAGAGCGATGCCGCCCCCGCTGCACGCGCCCGCCTGCTCAAGATCGCCGCGCAGGGCCACCGCACCCTCTGTCTCGGGCAGGGCGCGGAGCTGGCATGGATGCGCAACCCCGAGACCCTCACCCCGCTCCAAGTGGCCAATATCTTCCGCCAGAAGACCTCGCCCGCCTTCGAGGTCGCGCTCCAGCTGGGCGCCGCCTACGCCGAGGCCGACGATGCCATCCACGAGGTGCTCGCCAACTACAGCCTCGCCCTGGGAATCGCCTACCAGATCCAAGATGACCTCCATGATCTAGCGAGCGAGTCCGAGCCCAGCGACCTCTCCGCCCTGCGACCGTCGATGCCCCTCGCCATCGCCCGCGAGCGCGCCAAGGCCCCGGAGGTCAAGGCACTTTTAGAGGCCGCCTGGAAGCGCGACTCTCGCCTAGACACCGCCGCCCTCGCCCGCCAGATCACGGAGCTAGGCGCGGACACACGAAGCCGCGATCTCATGGAGTCCTACAAGGATGAGGCGATTCGCTCCCTCGTCGAGCTGGAGAACGCAAGCCTTAAGGGCCTGCTGCGCCGCGTGATCGGCAAGCTATTTCAGGTGGAAGTAAAGGGCTGGTGCAGTGAGTTTGAGGCTCGAAATGCTCCAGGTGGCGCGCCTAGCGCCCCGCCTGCTGGGTGA
- a CDS encoding prenyltransferase/squalene oxidase repeat-containing protein yields the protein MSLRLEMLQVARLAPRLLGEATELVGGFLTQQQHPDGGFQDRGGASDLYYTVFGVEGLAALQRELPTESLHAYLQRIGDGEALDFVHLTCLARAWANLPKPLQAQTPTDAILTRLEACRSADGGYHMRPGQDCGTLYCSFLAWGAYQDLGVPLPNPEAMAGCIHSLRARDGGYANEANFPLGLTPSTAAAATLIRQLGLPHPPELPEWLLERACAEGGFCATPVAPLPDLLSTATALHALAGMQVPLETLKEPCLDFLDTLWTSRGAFFGSWTDDLPDCEYTYYGLLSLGHLSV from the coding sequence GTGAGTTTGAGGCTCGAAATGCTCCAGGTGGCGCGCCTAGCGCCCCGCCTGCTGGGTGAGGCAACAGAGCTTGTCGGGGGGTTTCTGACCCAGCAGCAGCACCCCGACGGCGGCTTTCAAGACCGCGGCGGCGCGAGCGATCTCTACTACACAGTCTTCGGGGTCGAGGGCCTCGCGGCGCTTCAGCGGGAGCTCCCGACGGAGTCTCTGCACGCCTACCTCCAGCGTATCGGCGACGGCGAGGCGCTGGACTTTGTCCACCTGACGTGCCTCGCCCGCGCGTGGGCGAACCTGCCAAAGCCCCTCCAAGCACAAACGCCCACCGACGCGATCCTCACGCGGCTCGAAGCGTGCCGGAGCGCCGACGGTGGCTACCACATGCGGCCCGGTCAGGACTGCGGGACGCTCTACTGTAGCTTCCTCGCCTGGGGAGCCTACCAGGACCTCGGTGTCCCCCTCCCCAACCCCGAGGCGATGGCGGGCTGTATCCACTCGCTCCGGGCACGCGACGGTGGCTACGCCAATGAGGCGAACTTTCCCCTGGGACTGACGCCGTCAACGGCGGCGGCAGCGACCCTGATCCGCCAGCTAGGCCTGCCCCACCCGCCCGAGCTCCCCGAGTGGCTGCTGGAGCGTGCCTGCGCCGAGGGTGGCTTCTGCGCCACGCCGGTTGCCCCCCTCCCCGACCTGCTCTCCACCGCGACGGCTCTCCACGCGCTCGCGGGGATGCAAGTGCCCCTGGAGACGCTCAAAGAGCCGTGTCTGGACTTTCTCGACACGCTCTGGACCAGCCGGGGTGCCTTCTTCGGGAGCTGGACCGACGATCTCCCGGACTGTGAGTACACCTACTACGGCCTACTCTCGCTGGGGCACCTGAGCGTATGA
- a CDS encoding aminotransferase class I/II-fold pyridoxal phosphate-dependent enzyme: MKSLSHIVGSTPASGIRRFFDLVAELDDVISLGVGEPDYVTPWRIREAAIYSLEKGRTTYTSNYGLLELREAIVAKHIERYGTGWNPRTEVLVTVGVSEALDTAFRAILNPGDEVLIPEPCYVSYAPCVAFAGGVPVPVPTRASADFATHPEAIAERITEKTKAILLSYPTNPTGAVMSREGLQKVVDMAVEHDLYILSDEIYDRLCYDTEHVSVPALAGAKDRTILLNGFSKAYAMTGWRIGYACAPAPIIEMMMKIHQYTMLCAPITAQIAALEALKNAEQDAAEMVADYDRRRRLFVRGLNELGLECRMPGGAFYAFPSIEKTGLSSEEFAERLLKEERVLVVPGDVFGEGGIGHVRCCYATATNKLTEALERMGRFLSKL; encoded by the coding sequence ATGAAATCCCTCTCGCATATTGTCGGAAGCACCCCGGCATCGGGGATTCGCCGCTTCTTTGACCTGGTGGCGGAGCTCGACGATGTGATCTCGCTGGGCGTGGGCGAGCCGGACTATGTCACTCCCTGGCGCATCCGCGAGGCGGCGATCTACTCGCTGGAGAAGGGCCGCACGACCTACACGAGCAACTACGGCCTGCTGGAGCTGCGCGAAGCTATCGTCGCCAAGCACATCGAGCGCTACGGCACGGGCTGGAACCCGCGCACCGAGGTGCTGGTGACGGTCGGGGTCTCGGAGGCGCTGGACACGGCCTTTCGCGCGATCCTCAACCCCGGCGACGAAGTCCTGATCCCTGAGCCGTGCTATGTTAGCTACGCCCCCTGTGTCGCGTTTGCCGGCGGCGTTCCCGTGCCCGTCCCCACCCGGGCCAGCGCGGACTTTGCCACCCACCCGGAGGCGATCGCGGAGCGGATCACGGAGAAGACCAAGGCGATCCTGCTCTCGTACCCGACCAACCCGACCGGTGCTGTGATGAGCCGGGAGGGGCTCCAGAAGGTGGTGGACATGGCGGTCGAGCACGATCTCTACATCCTCAGCGATGAGATCTACGACCGGCTTTGCTACGACACGGAGCATGTCTCGGTGCCCGCGCTTGCTGGCGCAAAAGACCGGACCATTCTCCTCAATGGCTTCTCCAAGGCCTACGCCATGACCGGCTGGCGGATCGGCTACGCCTGCGCGCCCGCGCCGATCATCGAGATGATGATGAAGATCCACCAGTACACCATGCTCTGCGCCCCGATCACCGCGCAGATCGCCGCGCTGGAGGCCCTCAAGAACGCGGAGCAAGACGCCGCCGAGATGGTCGCCGACTACGACCGCCGCCGTCGTCTTTTCGTCAGGGGCCTCAATGAGCTGGGGCTGGAGTGCCGCATGCCTGGCGGGGCGTTCTATGCCTTCCCGAGCATCGAAAAAACGGGCCTCTCGTCCGAGGAGTTCGCCGAGCGCCTGCTAAAAGAGGAGCGCGTCTTGGTGGTCCCTGGCGATGTCTTCGGCGAGGGCGGCATTGGCCACGTGCGCTGCTGCTACGCCACGGCGACCAACAAGCTCACCGAGGCGCTGGAGCGCATGGGGCGGTTCCTCAGCAAGTTATAG
- a CDS encoding Lrp/AsnC family transcriptional regulator encodes MDLEVLRILEKDARLSAAQLAAMTGKSEAEVAATVAAAEKAGVIRSYRTRIDWEKAGAGRVYAFIDVAAQPERGTGYDRIAERIYRYPEVHSVYLVSGSQDLRVVVEGKTMQEVANFVAEKLATIDGVRGTATHFLLKKYKDDGDIFGETPTDERLAVTP; translated from the coding sequence ATGGACCTGGAAGTGTTGCGGATTCTGGAGAAGGACGCTCGCCTGAGCGCGGCGCAGCTGGCGGCGATGACGGGCAAGAGCGAGGCGGAGGTCGCGGCCACGGTGGCAGCGGCGGAGAAGGCGGGCGTGATTCGCTCGTACCGGACGCGGATCGACTGGGAGAAGGCGGGCGCGGGCCGGGTCTATGCCTTTATCGATGTTGCGGCGCAGCCTGAGCGCGGCACGGGCTACGACCGCATTGCGGAGCGAATCTACCGCTACCCCGAGGTGCACAGTGTCTACCTGGTCTCCGGCTCGCAAGATCTAAGAGTGGTGGTTGAGGGCAAGACGATGCAGGAAGTCGCGAATTTCGTGGCGGAGAAGCTGGCGACCATCGACGGTGTCCGGGGGACGGCGACCCACTTTCTGCTGAAGAAGTACAAGGACGACGGCGATATCTTTGGGGAGACGCCCACCGATGAGAGACTGGCGGTGACTCCATGA
- a CDS encoding ferredoxin family protein, which produces MIQNAAPALRIVLYEGVGSQPLAAPERLELFRALLKKGYQVTRALKDGGVSAIQEGLLLVLGRFTETRPELAESHDGKVTVHVRELGERSPQDVVALVEEVVGELEAKAPGGWKPWFPVIDYDRCTNCMQCLSFCLFDVYGVENKKLKVLNQNNCKTDCPACSRVCPEVAILFPKYKQGPINGDKIDPEDLRREAMKVDISALLGGDIYAALRDRSDKAKSRFSKERDEDRALKERQFCLTKLQKQLDIPDEVLASLPTMEQIQAKAARALGSSEEPAS; this is translated from the coding sequence ATGATCCAAAACGCCGCCCCCGCTCTTCGTATTGTGCTCTATGAAGGTGTCGGAAGCCAGCCCTTGGCCGCCCCGGAGCGCCTGGAGCTCTTCCGCGCCCTGCTGAAAAAAGGCTACCAGGTCACCCGCGCCCTCAAAGACGGCGGGGTCAGCGCGATCCAAGAGGGGCTCCTGCTGGTCCTCGGTCGCTTCACCGAAACACGCCCCGAGCTCGCCGAGAGCCACGACGGCAAGGTCACGGTGCACGTCCGCGAGCTGGGCGAGCGCTCGCCGCAAGACGTAGTCGCGCTGGTGGAGGAGGTGGTCGGGGAGCTGGAGGCGAAGGCCCCCGGCGGCTGGAAGCCCTGGTTCCCCGTGATCGACTACGACCGCTGCACCAACTGCATGCAGTGCCTGAGCTTCTGCCTCTTCGATGTCTACGGCGTGGAAAATAAGAAGCTCAAGGTCCTCAACCAGAACAACTGCAAGACCGACTGCCCCGCCTGCTCCCGTGTCTGCCCCGAGGTGGCGATCCTCTTCCCCAAGTACAAACAAGGCCCCATCAACGGCGACAAGATCGACCCGGAGGACCTGCGGCGTGAGGCGATGAAGGTCGATATCTCGGCGCTCTTGGGCGGCGATATCTATGCCGCACTCCGGGACCGCAGCGATAAGGCCAAGTCCCGCTTCTCGAAAGAGCGCGACGAAGACCGGGCCCTCAAAGAGCGGCAGTTCTGCCTGACCAAGCTCCAGAAGCAGCTGGACATCCCCGACGAAGTCCTGGCATCGCTACCGACCATGGAGCAGATTCAGGCCAAGGCCGCCCGTGCGCTCGGCTCCAGTGAGGAGCCCGCCTCATGA
- a CDS encoding GNAT family N-acetyltransferase: MMTFTISTDRARLDFAVIYAYLTQESYWAQGISEELQRRAIENSVCFGVYADGTGEQVGFARLITDHATFAYLCDVFILPAFQGRGLGKQLMSEIEAYLLPLGCRRWGLVTKDAHTLYEKFGFEVELTGRWMTRKFSDIYTR; encoded by the coding sequence ATGATGACCTTCACGATCAGCACCGACCGAGCGCGCCTCGACTTCGCCGTGATCTACGCCTACCTCACCCAAGAGTCGTACTGGGCGCAGGGGATCTCTGAGGAGCTACAGCGGCGCGCGATCGAGAACTCCGTGTGCTTTGGGGTCTACGCCGACGGCACGGGGGAGCAAGTGGGCTTTGCCCGGCTCATCACCGACCACGCGACCTTTGCCTATCTCTGCGATGTCTTTATTCTCCCCGCGTTTCAGGGGCGGGGCCTGGGCAAGCAGCTGATGAGCGAGATCGAGGCCTACTTGCTCCCGCTCGGCTGTCGGCGCTGGGGGCTGGTCACCAAGGATGCCCACACGCTCTACGAGAAGTTCGGCTTCGAGGTCGAGCTGACGGGCCGCTGGATGACCCGCAAGTTCTCCGATATCTACACGCGCTAG
- a CDS encoding ATP-binding protein, translated as MARIADRLAATRRRVVGRESERALLHAALVAPEPSFCVLSVFGPGGVGKTTLLNTYAALCTELAVPCVALSGQELEPTPEGFRFALQRAGFQENAIGRQVLLVDSYETIQPLESWLRSTLIPELPGETLVVLAGRKPVAPAWRADPDWQGLVRVLPLRNLSPDESREFLERSGIPPGLHPELLASTHGYPLALTLARDLYEQQGEAAFRAPEPSPDLVQQLIERLLDDTPTSLHRAALEASALVRVTTEPILSRLLECDESETRPLFDWLCSLSLIESAQPGVSPHPVARDALLADLRWRNPDRWAQLHRRARRYYGERIAEASEREQQRLLWDYVFLHRDNPVIQSAFTWQDAGAYADSPRPDEAPLLESWVEKHEGPLAAQRFRHWWGHPAQTTLVFRGGEGNAPLGFVLWLALERVLPEDRALDPLVDSALAFVESSAPLRPGETATYFRFWMAADTYHTVSPVQSLVMVNTVRHYLVTPRLAYSFFPIRDPARWEPVFAYAEAKRCPPAESAADGFPLGVFTHDWRVQPPAEWLRVLGEKEVAGSTTQTRPTPAETYLVLSRPAFEGALRDALKHLDRLETLAQSPLLRSRVVAERTRGSEASPQERASVLQSLIRETATGLQGHPKRERAYRALLHTYVRPAPTQEKAAELLDLPFSTYRRHLAEGIALLTETLWLQELGEALK; from the coding sequence ATGGCACGGATCGCGGATCGGCTGGCGGCGACGCGGCGGCGGGTGGTGGGGCGAGAGAGCGAGCGGGCGCTGTTGCACGCGGCCCTAGTCGCGCCGGAACCTTCGTTTTGCGTCCTGAGTGTCTTTGGCCCGGGTGGGGTGGGGAAGACCACGCTTCTCAACACCTACGCCGCTCTCTGCACAGAGCTTGCAGTCCCCTGTGTCGCACTCTCAGGGCAGGAGCTCGAGCCCACCCCCGAGGGCTTTCGCTTCGCCCTGCAACGCGCGGGCTTCCAGGAAAACGCGATCGGTCGGCAGGTGCTGCTGGTCGATAGCTACGAGACGATCCAGCCGCTGGAGAGCTGGCTCCGTAGCACCCTGATCCCCGAGCTTCCGGGCGAGACGCTGGTGGTGCTGGCGGGGCGCAAGCCGGTCGCCCCGGCGTGGCGCGCCGATCCGGACTGGCAGGGGCTGGTGCGGGTGCTACCCCTGCGCAACCTCAGCCCCGATGAGAGCAGGGAGTTTCTGGAGCGGAGTGGCATTCCCCCTGGGCTCCACCCCGAGCTGCTGGCCTCAACGCACGGCTACCCGCTCGCGCTCACCCTCGCCCGCGATCTCTACGAGCAGCAGGGGGAGGCGGCGTTCCGTGCGCCCGAGCCCTCGCCCGACCTGGTGCAGCAGCTGATCGAGCGCCTCCTCGACGACACCCCAACTTCCCTGCACCGCGCGGCGCTGGAGGCATCGGCACTGGTGCGGGTGACCACCGAGCCCATTCTGAGCCGCTTGCTGGAGTGCGACGAGAGCGAGACGCGGCCCCTCTTCGACTGGCTCTGCTCCCTCTCACTGATCGAGTCGGCCCAGCCGGGAGTCTCGCCCCACCCCGTGGCCCGCGATGCCCTGCTCGCCGACCTGCGCTGGCGCAACCCAGACCGCTGGGCGCAGCTCCACCGCCGCGCCCGTCGCTACTACGGCGAGCGGATCGCCGAGGCCAGCGAGCGCGAGCAGCAGCGCCTGCTCTGGGACTATGTCTTTCTGCACCGTGACAACCCCGTGATCCAGTCCGCCTTCACCTGGCAAGACGCCGGTGCCTACGCCGATAGCCCTCGCCCCGACGAAGCCCCGCTCCTGGAGAGCTGGGTGGAGAAGCACGAGGGGCCGCTAGCGGCGCAGCGCTTCCGGCACTGGTGGGGCCACCCCGCACAGACCACCCTGGTCTTTCGTGGCGGTGAGGGGAACGCTCCCCTGGGCTTTGTGCTCTGGCTCGCGCTGGAGAGAGTGCTGCCTGAGGACCGCGCCCTCGACCCGCTTGTTGACAGTGCCCTCGCCTTTGTGGAGAGCAGTGCGCCGCTACGCCCCGGCGAGACCGCGACCTACTTCCGGTTCTGGATGGCGGCCGATACCTACCACACGGTCTCGCCCGTGCAGAGCCTGGTGATGGTCAATACGGTCCGGCACTACCTGGTCACCCCGCGCCTGGCCTACAGCTTCTTCCCCATCCGCGACCCCGCACGCTGGGAGCCGGTCTTTGCCTACGCCGAGGCCAAGCGCTGCCCGCCCGCCGAATCCGCCGCCGATGGCTTCCCGCTCGGTGTCTTCACCCACGACTGGCGTGTCCAGCCGCCCGCCGAGTGGCTGCGTGTGCTCGGGGAGAAAGAAGTGGCGGGGAGCACCACCCAGACTCGCCCCACCCCGGCGGAGACCTACCTCGTGCTGAGCCGCCCCGCCTTCGAGGGCGCCCTACGAGACGCGCTCAAGCACCTGGACCGGCTAGAGACCCTGGCACAGAGCCCACTCCTGCGCTCACGAGTTGTCGCAGAGCGGACACGGGGAAGTGAGGCCTCTCCTCAAGAGCGGGCCTCCGTACTCCAGAGCCTGATCCGTGAGACCGCGACCGGGCTCCAAGGTCACCCCAAGCGCGAGCGCGCCTACCGGGCCCTGCTCCACACCTATGTCCGCCCCGCGCCCACCCAAGAGAAGGCCGCCGAGCTGCTCGACCTGCCCTTTAGCACCTACCGCCGCCACCTTGCGGAGGGAATCGCGCTCCTCACCGAGACCCTCTGGCTCCAGGAGCTCGGGGAGGCGCTGAAGTAG
- a CDS encoding radical SAM protein codes for MMLQYMHRMLTETDPKGLWKISYNCAYKGIRSVNLYKKRLKQGIHFPPFLFISIINSCQLKCQGCWVDVKSPRKMISLEDMNRIINDAKKHGNSLFGLLGGEPFLHPQILQILAAHPDCYFQIFTNGQFITDEVARELRRLGNATVLISIEGSEIVSDTRRGQLKVLNKTMEGLQNAVKHKLVVGVATSVCQSNYELVSEEWLKKLIKMGVHYAWFHTYRVVGPDPNPQLALSPEQVLNVRRFIVQMRKKLPIAIIDAYWDDNGEALCPMATGVSHHIGPGGDIEPCPIIQFAKENISDPRGIYEALTQSEFMKDFRETAAKTTRGCIVLERPDLVKKLALQHGAYDTTQRQTALAELDALESRSSQHNPGNEIPEDHWVYRFAKKHWFFGFNAYS; via the coding sequence ATGATGCTCCAGTACATGCACCGCATGCTGACCGAGACCGACCCCAAGGGGCTCTGGAAGATCAGCTACAACTGTGCCTACAAGGGGATTCGCTCGGTGAATCTCTACAAGAAGCGGCTCAAGCAAGGCATCCACTTCCCGCCGTTTCTATTTATTTCGATCATCAATAGCTGCCAGCTCAAGTGCCAGGGTTGCTGGGTGGATGTCAAGTCGCCGCGCAAGATGATCTCGCTCGAGGACATGAACCGCATCATCAACGATGCGAAGAAGCACGGCAATAGCCTCTTTGGGCTGCTCGGGGGGGAGCCGTTTCTCCATCCGCAGATCCTACAGATCCTTGCGGCGCACCCGGACTGCTACTTCCAGATCTTCACCAACGGGCAGTTCATCACCGACGAAGTCGCGCGGGAGCTGCGGCGGCTGGGCAACGCGACCGTCTTGATCAGTATCGAGGGCTCCGAGATTGTCAGCGACACGCGACGCGGGCAACTCAAGGTGCTCAACAAGACGATGGAAGGACTCCAGAACGCGGTCAAGCACAAGCTCGTTGTCGGGGTGGCGACCAGTGTCTGCCAGAGCAACTACGAGCTGGTGAGCGAGGAGTGGCTCAAGAAGCTCATCAAGATGGGGGTGCACTACGCCTGGTTCCACACCTACCGCGTGGTCGGCCCCGATCCCAATCCCCAGCTCGCCCTGAGCCCGGAGCAGGTTCTCAATGTGCGGCGCTTTATTGTTCAGATGCGCAAGAAGCTCCCGATCGCCATTATCGATGCCTACTGGGACGACAACGGGGAGGCGCTCTGCCCCATGGCGACCGGAGTCAGCCACCATATCGGCCCCGGCGGCGATATCGAGCCCTGCCCGATCATCCAGTTCGCCAAGGAGAATATCTCCGACCCACGCGGTATCTACGAGGCACTGACCCAGTCGGAGTTTATGAAGGACTTCCGCGAGACCGCCGCCAAGACCACCCGCGGCTGCATTGTCCTAGAGCGCCCCGACCTGGTCAAGAAGCTCGCGCTCCAGCACGGTGCCTACGACACCACGCAGCGCCAGACCGCACTGGCGGAGCTCGATGCGCTCGAGTCGCGCTCCAGCCAGCACAACCCCGGCAACGAGATCCCCGAAGACCACTGGGTCTACCGATTTGCGAAGAAGCACTGGTTCTTTGGCTTCAATGCCTACAGCTAG